The Desulfomonilia bacterium genome includes a region encoding these proteins:
- a CDS encoding prepilin-type N-terminal cleavage/methylation domain-containing protein → MQADRDNLDSCADFNDDYAGVIEPLSTNFRMTEIEEKSRRKGFTLIEVMLAIAISIVVMGTVYVTFYQSHKVTSTVAAQTEVYQMARLCLDRMIKDLNCIYFSPYLILDEDLKKNEKANELAQKYRFIGKNENDGTNDTDKIYFTTTSDIGLGDISGIVNEVDYELKEDPDNKELYLLIRREDNKPHDGITDSGKNPGMEIAENVVSMNIVYYDKSGKESDEWDATSMSPPTLPSLIKITITFKNGNDKYAFTGVAYPVIAKMQLPASGEKQE, encoded by the coding sequence ATGCAAGCTGACAGAGACAATCTCGATTCATGCGCCGACTTCAATGACGATTACGCCGGTGTGATTGAGCCGTTATCGACGAACTTCCGCATGACAGAAATAGAAGAGAAATCAAGAAGAAAGGGCTTTACCCTGATAGAGGTAATGCTCGCGATTGCCATATCCATTGTTGTCATGGGTACGGTCTACGTCACATTCTACCAGTCGCATAAGGTGACAAGCACGGTAGCTGCCCAGACGGAAGTTTACCAGATGGCGAGGCTTTGTCTGGACCGGATGATTAAGGACCTGAACTGCATATATTTTTCACCGTATCTGATATTGGACGAAGACCTCAAGAAAAATGAAAAGGCCAACGAACTTGCCCAGAAATACAGGTTTATAGGAAAGAATGAGAATGACGGGACAAATGATACCGACAAGATATATTTCACGACCACGAGCGATATCGGTCTTGGCGATATAAGCGGTATCGTAAACGAGGTTGACTACGAGCTTAAGGAAGACCCTGACAACAAGGAACTCTATTTGCTGATAAGACGCGAGGACAATAAACCCCATGACGGGATAACCGACTCAGGGAAAAATCCCGGGATGGAAATAGCAGAGAACGTTGTTTCCATGAATATAGTCTATTATGACAAAAGCGGGAAAGAAAGCGATGAGTGGGATGCAACAAGCATGTCTCCCCCAACACTGCCGTCTTTAATCAAGATCACAATAACATTTAAAAACGGCAATGATAAATATGCGTTTACCGGGGTTGCGTATCCGGTGATTGCAAAGATGCAGCTGCCGGCAAGCGGGGAAAAGCAGGAATGA
- a CDS encoding prepilin-type N-terminal cleavage/methylation domain-containing protein, which produces MASNSSKGFSLLEVMIAMVFLSITFMALLEAEAEGIKMCSQSKFITTATLLAEKHISEVKAGINQEKPTPGQKSGDFGADYPGYTYIEDIEATPLAAYYKYTLTVKFGTGKDAYQNKIITFIYAS; this is translated from the coding sequence ATGGCAAGCAATAGCAGCAAAGGATTCAGCCTGCTTGAAGTAATGATTGCGATGGTTTTTCTAAGCATTACATTCATGGCTCTTCTGGAGGCGGAGGCCGAGGGCATAAAAATGTGCTCGCAGTCAAAGTTCATAACAACAGCAACACTTCTTGCGGAAAAGCATATCTCCGAGGTCAAGGCCGGGATTAATCAGGAGAAGCCGACGCCGGGACAGAAAAGCGGAGATTTCGGAGCGGATTACCCGGGATATACATACATAGAAGATATTGAGGCTACACCATTAGCCGCCTACTACAAATATACGCTTACAGTGAAATTTGGAACAGGCAAAGATGCCTACCAGAATAAGATCATAACTTTTATATATGCAAGCTGA
- a CDS encoding type II secretion system protein: MSRRNGPSKGFTLLELMIVMAIISIVLGYAAPRIITSLTNSDIDVAQRMLEGLYLNTKSFAVNQHKPCYIQYDIDNKTVGFYPVPESSGKEPELEKKIKLPGSIEIKGVKTMNQPKKEQGKADIKVNTDGIIEKSLIYLEGSGDKIYTLEVKPFSGKFKVHDSYIEMGYGKQ; this comes from the coding sequence GTGAGTCGCAGGAACGGACCCAGTAAAGGGTTTACTCTCCTTGAGCTGATGATCGTTATGGCGATCATCAGCATTGTTCTTGGATATGCAGCCCCCCGTATAATAACCAGTCTGACCAATTCCGATATTGACGTGGCACAGAGGATGCTGGAAGGCCTGTATCTCAATACCAAGTCCTTTGCGGTAAACCAGCATAAACCCTGTTATATCCAGTATGATATCGATAACAAGACGGTCGGTTTTTACCCGGTACCTGAGAGTTCGGGAAAAGAACCCGAGCTGGAAAAGAAGATCAAACTTCCTGGTTCAATCGAAATCAAGGGCGTCAAGACCATGAATCAGCCGAAAAAAGAACAGGGCAAGGCCGATATCAAGGTAAACACAGACGGAATAATCGAGAAGAGCCTTATTTATCTTGAAGGAAGCGGCGACAAAATATATACGCTGGAAGTCAAGCCGTTTTCAGGCAAATTCAAGGTTCACGACAGTTATATCGAGATGGGATATGGCAAGCAATAG
- the gspG gene encoding type II secretion system major pseudopilin GspG, translating into MQTDKRGFTLIELLVVVVILGILVTFVATNLMKEPEKARINQTKIQIQTLEDALKLYKLENFEYPSTEQGLKALVEKPVVGNIPKNWKEGGYLEKGKVPKDPWGNEYMYLNPGTHNVNGVDIFSYGPDGPGGDQSKIIGNWESESQERTQ; encoded by the coding sequence ATGCAGACTGACAAAAGAGGATTTACACTTATCGAATTGCTTGTGGTTGTGGTTATTCTTGGCATTCTCGTCACATTTGTCGCAACAAATCTGATGAAGGAACCTGAGAAGGCAAGGATAAACCAGACAAAAATTCAGATACAGACCCTTGAAGATGCACTCAAACTCTACAAACTGGAAAACTTTGAATATCCGTCGACCGAACAGGGCCTCAAGGCCCTTGTGGAAAAGCCTGTTGTGGGCAATATTCCCAAGAACTGGAAAGAAGGCGGTTATCTTGAAAAGGGGAAAGTGCCCAAAGATCCCTGGGGAAATGAATATATGTACTTGAATCCCGGAACCCATAATGTGAATGGTGTCGATATATTCTCTTACGGTCCTGACGGTCCGGGCGGAGATCAGAGCAAAATAATAGGGAACTGGGAAAGTGAGTCGCAGGAACGGACCCAGTAA
- the gspF gene encoding type II secretion system inner membrane protein GspF, with protein sequence MPLFSWTGYTDKGKTEKGMLDAASLREAKVKLKAMGLFVSSINEEAPVGAVQTGTANIRDILGKVKKEDVAIVTRQLSTLIGASVPLVEALSALYDQTDNPTLKKTMAQVRDAVNEGSGFADALAQHKKIFPDLYVNMVRSGEASGALDIVLDRLADFLEGQRKLMAKVQSAMIYPVLLLFVAVGIVFFLLTTIVPKVVSMFESMHQNLPLPTKVLILISSFLGKTWWIIILLFVAAMFLLNRWKKTETGALKFDKFKMRMPLFGAVFVKVSVARFARTLGTLLTAGVPIVEAMTIVKTIVQNKVMEAYLSEATNDIIEGSTLAAPLRRSGIFPSMVYHMIEVGERSGTLEEMLIKAADAYEDDIETTVAGLTSVLEPVMIIFMAFIVGFIIISVLLPMIQMSTAIK encoded by the coding sequence TTGCCTCTCTTCAGCTGGACAGGTTATACCGATAAAGGTAAGACCGAAAAAGGGATGCTCGATGCGGCATCCCTCAGGGAAGCGAAAGTCAAGCTGAAGGCCATGGGCCTTTTTGTAAGTTCAATTAATGAAGAGGCCCCTGTAGGTGCGGTACAAACCGGAACGGCGAATATCCGCGACATCCTCGGCAAAGTCAAAAAAGAGGATGTCGCAATTGTTACAAGACAGCTTTCAACCCTTATAGGGGCAAGTGTTCCGCTGGTTGAGGCTCTTAGCGCCCTGTACGATCAGACGGATAATCCCACGCTGAAAAAAACAATGGCACAGGTAAGGGATGCTGTAAACGAAGGCTCCGGCTTTGCCGACGCATTGGCTCAGCACAAGAAGATATTCCCCGATCTGTATGTAAACATGGTCAGGTCAGGAGAGGCGAGCGGTGCCCTGGATATCGTTCTAGACCGTCTGGCTGATTTTCTCGAAGGCCAGCGCAAGCTCATGGCGAAAGTTCAATCTGCAATGATCTATCCGGTCCTGCTGCTGTTTGTTGCGGTCGGTATAGTGTTCTTTCTGCTCACGACGATTGTTCCCAAGGTTGTATCGATGTTTGAAAGCATGCATCAGAACTTACCGCTTCCCACGAAGGTCCTTATTTTAATCAGCTCTTTTCTTGGGAAGACATGGTGGATCATAATACTTCTGTTTGTGGCCGCGATGTTTCTTCTGAACCGCTGGAAAAAGACCGAGACAGGCGCCCTCAAATTCGATAAGTTCAAAATGCGCATGCCTTTATTCGGCGCGGTATTCGTCAAGGTGTCGGTTGCCAGGTTTGCCAGAACTCTCGGTACGCTTTTAACGGCAGGTGTCCCTATTGTCGAGGCGATGACGATTGTGAAGACGATTGTTCAGAACAAGGTTATGGAGGCGTATCTGAGCGAGGCGACAAACGATATCATTGAAGGTTCTACTCTTGCCGCTCCGCTCAGGAGGTCAGGCATATTCCCGTCGATGGTGTATCATATGATTGAAGTGGGCGAGCGAAGCGGAACCCTTGAAGAGATGCTTATCAAGGCTGCGGATGCCTATGAAGACGATATCGAAACAACGGTTGCCGGGCTTACTTCCGTACTTGAACCGGTTATGATCATATTCATGGCGTTTATCGTAGGATTCATTATCATTTCAGTGCTGTTGCCGATGATACAGATGAGCACAGCAATCAAGTAG
- a CDS encoding peptidylprolyl isomerase: MRKENMVKRLIILLVVLGLAVVGCSKGTEGGKPADQKAVKFSNPHVIAKIGTTEIKDSDLDAILSQIPEPYRERYATPEAKREIIEKMAEVKMMAMEAKKRGIDKKPETKLKLEYIGDQILARDLEESTVENIKISDADITKYYNDNKDKFAQGPRVKVRHILVATEPEAKAILDQLKKGADFAKLAKEKSKCPSAQRGGDLGWVTPGRMDPEFEKAAFALKKGQMSGIVKSSFGYHIIICDDIEAKKEKSLAEVKPQIERQLQREKKEEAVNKMKEQVKKDFPITINEEYFKKAQEEAAKKTKEEAQKAPAAPGTPGESAPGAPAPGPQTSQNAPKTAPQQAQPAK, from the coding sequence ATGAGAAAGGAGAACATGGTGAAAAGGTTAATAATTTTACTGGTTGTATTGGGATTGGCCGTAGTCGGCTGTTCAAAGGGCACTGAGGGTGGAAAACCTGCGGATCAGAAGGCGGTTAAGTTCAGCAATCCGCACGTAATAGCCAAGATAGGGACAACCGAAATAAAGGATTCCGATCTTGATGCGATACTGTCCCAGATTCCAGAGCCTTACCGTGAGCGTTATGCGACGCCTGAGGCAAAAAGGGAAATCATCGAGAAGATGGCGGAAGTAAAGATGATGGCAATGGAAGCAAAGAAGAGAGGCATAGACAAGAAGCCTGAAACAAAGCTGAAGCTTGAGTATATTGGCGATCAGATTCTAGCCCGTGATCTTGAGGAATCGACTGTAGAAAACATTAAAATAAGCGATGCCGACATCACGAAATATTATAACGATAACAAGGACAAGTTTGCACAGGGTCCAAGGGTAAAGGTAAGGCATATTCTTGTCGCTACTGAGCCTGAAGCCAAGGCGATTCTCGACCAGCTCAAAAAAGGCGCCGATTTTGCAAAACTTGCAAAAGAAAAATCAAAATGCCCTTCGGCTCAAAGGGGAGGAGACCTTGGATGGGTAACACCTGGAAGAATGGACCCTGAATTTGAAAAGGCCGCTTTTGCCCTTAAAAAAGGTCAGATGAGCGGGATTGTGAAATCCTCTTTCGGTTATCATATTATTATCTGTGACGACATAGAGGCCAAGAAAGAAAAGAGCCTTGCCGAGGTAAAACCGCAGATAGAAAGGCAGCTTCAGAGAGAGAAGAAAGAGGAAGCCGTCAACAAGATGAAAGAACAGGTAAAGAAGGATTTCCCGATTACAATAAACGAGGAGTACTTCAAGAAGGCGCAGGAAGAAGCAGCCAAGAAGACAAAAGAAGAAGCTCAGAAAGCACCTGCCGCTCCCGGGACACCAGGTGAATCAGCACCCGGCGCACCTGCTCCCGGACCACAGACTTCTCAGAATGCTCCAAAAACAGCACCTCAACAGGCTCAGCCGGCAAAGTAA
- a CDS encoding thiamine diphosphokinase, with the protein MKALIVTGGERPEKDLLKKKASFSSMIIAADRGAGYCLDAGILPDMVVGDMDSLHSGFHDELVSKGIEIRRFDCRKDMTDTQIAVDAAIEKGADEIEILAGIGSRFDHSLANVHLLFRAMKQGANAKIVSGIHEIFLIERKNIIMNEAGAIVSFLPLERYAKGITLKGFEYETDNMNMDMSFPIGVSNVIRSNSAEVFVSDGILIAVIIRSGE; encoded by the coding sequence ATGAAAGCGCTTATTGTTACGGGCGGTGAAAGGCCTGAAAAAGACCTGCTGAAAAAAAAGGCCTCTTTTTCTTCCATGATTATTGCAGCAGACAGGGGTGCCGGATATTGCCTGGATGCCGGCATACTTCCAGACATGGTTGTCGGAGATATGGACTCTCTACATTCCGGTTTTCATGATGAACTTGTTTCAAAAGGAATAGAAATCCGCAGGTTTGATTGCAGAAAGGATATGACCGATACCCAGATTGCCGTCGATGCGGCGATCGAGAAGGGCGCAGATGAAATTGAAATACTGGCAGGTATTGGCTCGAGATTTGACCACAGTCTGGCGAATGTGCACCTTCTCTTCAGGGCGATGAAACAGGGTGCTAATGCGAAGATTGTTTCCGGAATCCATGAAATATTCCTGATCGAAAGAAAGAACATTATTATGAATGAAGCCGGTGCAATTGTCTCCTTCCTTCCCCTTGAGCGTTATGCAAAAGGCATAACCTTGAAGGGATTCGAATACGAGACGGATAATATGAATATGGATATGAGTTTCCCCATTGGTGTCAGCAATGTCATCCGTTCGAATTCCGCGGAGGTTTTTGTTTCGGATGGTATTCTGATTGCTGTAATTATAAGAAGCGGGGAGTGA
- the rfbC gene encoding dTDP-4-dehydrorhamnose 3,5-epimerase has protein sequence MKFTETSLKDAFVIEPVIFKDQRGFFTETYSKRIFEDKGFKIDFVQDNHSFSKEKGVLRGLHFQKPPHAQTKLVRTLKGSVYDVIVDLRKTSETFGKWTGVELSADNMKMLLVPKGFAHAFCTLEPESIVFYKVDEFYAPKSEGGIIWNDPVLDIDWPFKDILLSDKDRRLPLMSEIGDVF, from the coding sequence ATGAAATTTACGGAAACATCCCTTAAAGACGCGTTTGTAATTGAACCTGTAATATTCAAGGATCAGCGAGGTTTTTTTACAGAAACGTACAGTAAAAGGATATTTGAAGATAAAGGTTTCAAGATCGATTTCGTGCAGGATAACCACTCTTTTTCAAAAGAAAAGGGTGTGTTGCGGGGCCTTCATTTCCAGAAGCCTCCTCACGCCCAGACAAAGCTCGTCCGCACCTTAAAGGGAAGCGTCTATGATGTGATAGTTGATTTAAGGAAAACTTCCGAGACATTCGGGAAATGGACAGGTGTGGAGCTTTCTGCCGATAACATGAAGATGCTTCTGGTTCCGAAGGGTTTTGCACATGCCTTCTGCACCCTTGAGCCGGAAAGTATTGTTTTTTACAAGGTTGATGAATTCTATGCTCCGAAGTCCGAAGGCGGGATAATATGGAACGATCCAGTGCTCGATATAGATTGGCCTTTTAAAGATATCCTTCTGTCCGACAAGGACAGGCGGCTGCCGTTAATGAGTGAAATCGGAGATGTGTTTTAA
- a CDS encoding flavodoxin family protein: protein MKVIAINGSPRKNGNTGILIGHVFSELEKAGIQTEMIQLSGIKIRGCAACFKCGENLDRRCAVKDDPLNGYIEKMLDADGIILASPTYFTDVTAEMKALIDRAGMVAKMNADMFRRKVGAAVIAVRRAGAVYAFDTINHFFFINQMIVPGSSYWNMGMGREPGSVESDEEGIAIMKTLGVNMAWLLKKIHS, encoded by the coding sequence ATGAAAGTTATTGCAATAAACGGAAGCCCGCGAAAAAACGGAAATACCGGGATATTGATCGGACATGTTTTCAGTGAGCTTGAGAAGGCCGGTATTCAGACTGAAATGATTCAGCTTTCAGGAATTAAAATCAGAGGCTGTGCCGCATGCTTTAAATGCGGTGAGAATCTTGACAGAAGGTGTGCCGTGAAAGATGATCCGCTCAACGGTTATATCGAGAAGATGCTTGATGCCGACGGAATAATACTGGCCTCACCCACCTACTTCACGGATGTGACGGCAGAGATGAAGGCACTGATCGATCGTGCGGGCATGGTGGCAAAAATGAACGCCGATATGTTCAGGCGCAAGGTGGGAGCGGCTGTCATAGCGGTCAGACGGGCAGGTGCAGTGTATGCATTCGATACGATCAACCATTTCTTCTTCATAAACCAGATGATTGTGCCAGGTTCAAGCTACTGGAATATGGGCATGGGGAGGGAACCCGGGTCGGTAGAGTCGGATGAGGAAGGCATAGCCATCATGAAGACGCTCGGTGTAAATATGGCATGGCTTTTAAAGAAGATTCATTCTTAG
- a CDS encoding metallophosphoesterase, whose translation MRHLECGRKNLFLSVFLSVAVLFLSGCPEVTITKGPYLQNVTTDGITICWETTSACLGAVNYTLAGSAQAVPFTAVEEIPQTFHTIRLKNLSTESYYDYQIINKVKSSLFKKWVDNPGPSSTFRTAPDTETPFSFTVWGDSQDNPDIFGRLINLMDEYDPDIAVGVGDLVSDGWVLSEWDLKHFGPMKDFRTRIPVFSAIGNHEGESPYFYKYFSQPGNDHWFSFTYGNSIFIVLDSVIFFPYSPQHLWFLNTVKSDGFRNAAHKFVFFHYPPYTELWNGHYYDGDQLTRDFLVPVIEGSGVDIVFSGHTHAYERGRWPREGEPFTYYVVTGGGGGGLDTEAWKDWPQLEIIESQHHFMIIDVDGEHLSGRAVNIDGEVIDSFSK comes from the coding sequence ATGAGACATCTTGAATGTGGTAGAAAGAATCTGTTTCTGTCTGTGTTCTTATCAGTTGCAGTTTTATTCCTGAGCGGATGCCCTGAAGTCACAATTACAAAAGGTCCTTACCTTCAGAATGTAACCACCGATGGCATTACAATCTGCTGGGAAACCACATCGGCCTGCCTTGGTGCCGTTAATTATACATTAGCGGGCTCTGCCCAGGCAGTACCTTTTACTGCCGTCGAGGAGATACCTCAGACATTCCACACCATCAGGCTCAAGAATCTATCGACAGAAAGCTATTACGATTATCAGATAATCAATAAAGTGAAGTCCAGCCTGTTTAAAAAATGGGTGGATAATCCAGGCCCTTCGTCAACCTTCAGAACGGCGCCGGATACCGAAACTCCTTTCAGTTTTACAGTATGGGGCGACTCTCAGGATAATCCGGATATTTTCGGAAGGCTGATCAACCTGATGGATGAGTATGATCCCGATATAGCAGTCGGTGTAGGTGACCTGGTATCCGACGGATGGGTGCTTTCGGAATGGGATCTGAAACATTTCGGACCCATGAAGGATTTTCGAACAAGAATCCCTGTATTCTCAGCAATCGGCAATCATGAGGGTGAATCGCCTTATTTCTATAAGTATTTTTCACAACCCGGCAATGACCACTGGTTTTCTTTCACTTACGGAAACAGCATATTCATAGTGCTGGATTCTGTAATATTCTTCCCATACAGCCCTCAGCACCTGTGGTTCCTCAATACCGTCAAATCCGACGGCTTCAGGAATGCCGCACATAAATTCGTATTCTTTCATTATCCTCCATATACGGAACTCTGGAACGGCCACTATTACGATGGAGACCAGCTTACAAGAGACTTCCTTGTGCCGGTTATCGAAGGATCCGGTGTCGATATTGTATTCAGCGGTCACACACATGCATATGAACGCGGCAGATGGCCCCGGGAAGGTGAACCTTTTACCTATTATGTCGTAACCGGAGGAGGCGGGGGAGGTCTTGACACTGAAGCATGGAAAGACTGGCCTCAGCTTGAAATCATCGAGTCGCAGCATCACTTCATGATCATCGACGTAGACGGCGAGCACCTGAGCGGAAGGGCTGTGAATATAGACGGTGAGGTTATTGACAGCTTCAGCAAGTAA
- a CDS encoding winged helix DNA-binding protein — MNRVTNDLLEEIVFKIFKEVHRLENMDMERFGLSWRDIHSLKFLLKHSPCRVSDLANELNMPLFAVSRLLAAMTEKGLVAKAKDEVDKRNTYLSLTPEGARIIKQVQAHHYHIFTSYLELMNENEASIMISSMGNVGKLLETISTKKRPEKAVPRNEEPGAVEVVF; from the coding sequence ATGAACAGGGTTACAAATGATCTGCTTGAGGAAATTGTATTCAAGATTTTCAAAGAGGTTCACAGACTGGAGAACATGGACATGGAACGGTTCGGCCTTTCCTGGCGTGACATTCATTCCCTGAAATTCCTTTTGAAGCATTCTCCCTGCAGGGTAAGCGATCTTGCAAATGAATTGAATATGCCGCTTTTCGCTGTTTCAAGGCTTCTTGCGGCCATGACGGAAAAAGGTCTTGTTGCCAAAGCAAAAGACGAGGTAGACAAACGCAATACTTACCTAAGCCTGACACCCGAAGGTGCAAGAATCATAAAGCAGGTACAGGCCCATCATTACCATATATTCACTTCATATCTGGAGCTTATGAATGAAAATGAAGCCTCTATAATGATTTCCTCGATGGGCAATGTCGGCAAACTGCTCGAGACCATAAGCACAAAGAAAAGACCTGAAAAAGCTGTTCCTCGCAATGAGGAACCCGGTGCAGTCGAGGTCGTTTTCTAG